A region from the Lolium perenne isolate Kyuss_39 chromosome 4, Kyuss_2.0, whole genome shotgun sequence genome encodes:
- the LOC127294644 gene encoding UPF0161 protein At3g09310 isoform X2: MAAAFSCSLSTTTAARPLPGSTSSKSPAYFSCSYQKRRRVPMPRVRCAADDEEEVNDLGVTVALSMLKFYKREISPLLPSSCRYVPTCSEYSMQAYKRYGVGKGTILTAWRLCRCNPLGI, from the exons atggccgccgccttctCCTGCTCCCTCTCGACTACCACGGCCGCACGGCCTCTCCCCGGAAGCACAA GTTCCAAATCTCCAGCTTATTTCTCTTGCTCGTACCAGAAGAGGAGAAGGGTTCCAATGCCGCGGGTCCGCTGTGCTGCTGACGACGAAG AGGAAGTCAATGATTTGGGAGTTACCGTGGCACTGTCGATGCTAAAATTCTACAAAA GAGAGATATCACCCTTACTGCCTTCAAGTTGCCGTTATGTGCCAACGTGCAGCGAGTACTCTATGCAAGCATACAAAAGATATGGTGTTGGGAAGGGTACCATTTTGACAGCATGGCGTCTGTGCCGTTGTAATCCTCTTG GGATATGA
- the LOC127294644 gene encoding UPF0161 protein At3g09310 isoform X1 → MAAAFSCSLSTTTAARPLPGSTSSKSPAYFSCSYQKRRRVPMPRVRCAADDEEEVNDLGVTVALSMLKFYKREISPLLPSSCRYVPTCSEYSMQAYKRYGVGKGTILTAWRLCRCNPLGGQGYDPPRWFGEEVLPEE, encoded by the exons atggccgccgccttctCCTGCTCCCTCTCGACTACCACGGCCGCACGGCCTCTCCCCGGAAGCACAA GTTCCAAATCTCCAGCTTATTTCTCTTGCTCGTACCAGAAGAGGAGAAGGGTTCCAATGCCGCGGGTCCGCTGTGCTGCTGACGACGAAG AGGAAGTCAATGATTTGGGAGTTACCGTGGCACTGTCGATGCTAAAATTCTACAAAA GAGAGATATCACCCTTACTGCCTTCAAGTTGCCGTTATGTGCCAACGTGCAGCGAGTACTCTATGCAAGCATACAAAAGATATGGTGTTGGGAAGGGTACCATTTTGACAGCATGGCGTCTGTGCCGTTGTAATCCTCTTG GTGGACAGGGATATGAtcctccaaggtggtttggtgagGAAGTGTTACCTGAGGAATGA
- the LOC127347414 gene encoding scarecrow-like protein 33 encodes MTPSPFVFLSHPGLASQQPHDDLSLECISRMLMEEDIVDKFFYQYPDHDALQQAQHPFAQILSTSGAATSHAQQPSAMLPGEGSSPQGKSSAFFFNGKDKMEPNSNMDVLSSMAFFRGMEEANSFLPTNYGLVDCSGRKNMSHSSNAEVETEPPRRSNQIVVLIQPESKEEEAACKILDQLMLGYAICSYEVHTDMEKENKAEQQRICKKAPCARYGPRLLAVDDLETLLVRCAEAVATNDRRSACELTWRIKRQSSPIGDATQRLAHYFAEGLEARLAGRGSQLYRSLMAKRTPVVELLKAYKLIMSVCCFLRVFFLFTNKTIYNAVMGRNKLHIVHYGVNDGFQWPHLFRCLADRDGGPPAVRITGITSPMPEFRPAEQIEDISPRPGFRPAEQIEDIERRLANCARQFGVPFKFRAITAKSEDVRVEDLNINPDEVLIVNSLLHFRYLMDESVVINRLNPRDMVLNTIREMKPAVFINAIVNASYNTTFFATRFRQVLHNFAAHFDMMETTVPRDNHERLLVERDIIARCAMNNIACEGRDRVERPQNYREWQIRKQRAGLRQLPLDPDIVQMLKAKVKKQYNKHFMINEEHQWLLQGWKGRMLYALSTWVADDGSSSQVT; translated from the coding sequence ATGACACCCTCACCATTTGTCTTCCTTAGCCATCCTGGTCTGGCATCGCAGCAGCCACATGATGACCTATCCCTCGAATGCATCTCGCGCATGCTCATGGAGGAGGACATCGTCGACAAGTTCTTCTACCAGTACCCCGATCACGATGCACTCCAGCAGGCTCAGCATCCCTTTGCCCAGATCCTCTCCACCTCTGGCGCAGCCACATCCCATGCACAACAGCCCTCTGCCATGCTGCCCGGTGAAGGCAGTAGCCCCCAAGGAAAGAGTTCAGCCTTCTTTTTCAATGGCAAGGACAAGATGGAGCCCAACAGCAACATGGACGTTCTGTCGAGCATGGCATTCTTCAGGGGCATGGAGGAGGCCAACAGTTTCTTGCCCACAAACTATGGGTTGGTGGACTGTAGCGGGCGGAAGAACATGTCTCACAGTAGCAACGCAGAAGTGGAGACAGAGCCGCCCAGGCGCAGCAACCAGATAGTGGTGCTGATACAGCCTGAATccaaggaggaggaggccgcTTGCAAAATATTGGACCAGCTCATGCTTGGTTACGCCATATGCTCCTATGAAGTACACaccgacatggagaaggagaacAAGGCAGAGCAGCAGAGAATCTGCAAAAAGGCACCGTGTGCGAGGTATGGTCCGAGGTTGCTGGCAGTGGACGATCTGGAGACCCTGCTGGTCCGTTGTGCGGAGGCAGTGGCGACCAATGACCGGCGCAGTGCGTGCGAGCTGACATGGCGAATCAAGCGACAATCCTCACCAATAGGGGACGCCACACAGCGGCTAGCTCATTACTTTGCCGAGGGATTAGAGGCGCGCCTGGCCGGCAGGGGAAGCCAGCTCTACCGCTCACTCATGGCTAAGCGCACCCCCGTTGTGGAGCTCCTCAAGGCCTATAAGCTCATCATGTCCGTCTGCTGCTTCCTCAGAGTGTTTTTTCTTTTCACCAATAAGACCATCTACAATGCTGTCATGGGGAGGAACAAGCTGCACATTGTGCACTATGGCGTCAACGATGGGTTTCAGTGGCCACACCTGTTCCGGTGTCTAGCAGACAGGGACGGCGGCCCTCCGGCGGTAAGGATCACTGGCATTACCAGCCCCATGCCAGAATTCCGTCCTGCTGAGCAAATTGAGGATATCAGCCCCAGGCCAGGATTCCGTCCTGCCGAGCAAATTGAGGATATAGAACGCCGGCTCGCTAACTGTGCAAGGCAGTTCGGCGTTCCATTTAAGTTCCGCGCCATCACAGCCAAGTCGGAGGACGTCCGGGTAGAGGACCTCAACATCAACCCGGACGAGGTTCTCATTGTGAACAGCCTACTGCATTTTAGATACCTGATGGACGAAAGTGTCGTCATCAACAGGCTAAACCCCAGGGATATGGTGCTCAACACTATAAGGGAGATGAAGCCAGCTGTTTTCATCAACGCCATCGTGAATGCATCATACAACACGACTTTTTTCGCGACACGGTTCCGCCAAGTACTCCACAACTTTGCGGCACACTTTGACATGATGGAGACCACGGTGCCACGGGACAACCACGAGAGGCTGCTCGTGGAGAGGGACATCATTGCACGGTGTGCCATGAACAACATCGCCTGTGAGGGCAGGGATCGGGTGGAGCGCCCTCAAAACTACAGGGAGTGGCAGATACGGAAGCAGCGAGCAGGGCTCAGGCAGCTTCCATTGGACCCTGACATTGTCCAGATGTTGAAGGCCAAAGTGAAGAAGCAATACAACAAGCATTTTATGATCAACGAGGAACACCAATGGCTTCTGCAGGGATGGAAAGGTCGCATGCTCTACGCCCTCTCCACATGGGTAGCTGACGATGGTAGCAGTTCTCAAGTGACATAG